A region from the Mycolicibacterium litorale genome encodes:
- a CDS encoding alpha/beta hydrolase, whose product MSAADQLPPIDAILRKVLDAVPFQLSVDDGVEAARRRLRDLPRREVHPEVSAQDRRIPGPGGDIPIRVYRPSTAEPAPPVVVYFHGGGFALGDLDTHDGECRRHAAAAGAVVVAVDYRLAPEHPYPAAVEDAWAALTWVAGHGGDLGADTGRLAVAGDSAGGNLAAVTAQRARDRGGPAITFQLLWYPVTMWDMSLPSVTQNADAPILDAAAIADLSRWYAGELTDPVPELAPGRAPDLTGLPPAYIAVAGHDPLRDDGSRYAQLLSAAGVSVELHNAETLVHGYLGYAGVVPAATEAADRGLAALRRAVVKGDSVTEGRSSRQR is encoded by the coding sequence GTGTCTGCCGCTGACCAGTTACCGCCGATCGACGCCATTCTGAGAAAGGTACTGGACGCCGTGCCGTTCCAGCTCTCGGTCGACGACGGTGTGGAGGCGGCCCGCCGGCGGTTGCGGGACCTGCCGCGCCGCGAGGTCCACCCGGAGGTGAGCGCGCAGGACCGGCGGATCCCCGGGCCCGGCGGCGACATCCCGATCCGGGTGTACCGGCCGTCCACCGCCGAACCCGCACCGCCGGTGGTCGTCTACTTCCACGGCGGCGGATTCGCGCTCGGGGATCTCGACACCCATGACGGGGAGTGCCGGCGGCACGCCGCGGCGGCCGGGGCGGTGGTGGTGGCGGTGGACTACCGGCTGGCGCCCGAACACCCCTATCCGGCCGCGGTCGAGGATGCGTGGGCGGCGTTGACGTGGGTGGCCGGCCACGGCGGCGACCTCGGCGCGGACACCGGCCGGCTGGCGGTGGCCGGGGACTCCGCGGGCGGCAACCTGGCCGCGGTGACGGCCCAGCGCGCCCGCGACCGCGGCGGACCGGCGATCACCTTCCAGCTGCTGTGGTATCCGGTCACGATGTGGGACATGTCGCTGCCGTCGGTCACGCAGAACGCCGACGCGCCGATCCTCGATGCCGCCGCGATCGCCGACCTCTCCCGCTGGTATGCCGGCGAGCTGACCGATCCGGTGCCGGAGCTCGCACCTGGGCGCGCACCCGACCTGACCGGGTTGCCGCCGGCCTACATCGCCGTCGCAGGTCACGACCCGCTGCGCGACGACGGGAGCCGCTATGCCCAATTGCTCTCGGCCGCAGGGGTTTCCGTGGAGCTGCACAACGCGGAGACGCTGGTGCACGGCTACCTCGGCTACGCGGGTGTGGTTCCGGCGGCGACCGAAGCGGCCGACCGGGGGCTCGCGGCGTTGCGCCGCGCCGTGGTCAAGGGCGACAGCGTCACCGAGGGCCGGTCCAGCCGCCAGCGCTGA
- the rpoZ gene encoding DNA-directed RNA polymerase subunit omega, producing the protein MSTPHADAQLAAVDDLTIDAAAAGAYDTPLGITNPPIDELLDRASSKYALVIYAAKRARQINDYYNQLGDGILEYVGPLVEPGLQEKPLSIALREIHEDLLEHTEGE; encoded by the coding sequence GTGAGTACCCCGCACGCCGACGCGCAGCTGGCCGCTGTGGACGACCTGACCATCGACGCGGCCGCCGCCGGCGCCTACGACACGCCGCTGGGCATCACCAATCCGCCCATCGACGAGTTGCTGGACCGTGCGTCGAGCAAGTACGCGCTGGTGATCTACGCGGCCAAGCGCGCGCGGCAGATCAACGACTACTACAACCAGCTCGGTGACGGCATCCTCGAGTACGTCGGCCCGCTGGTCGAGCCCGGACTGCAGGAGAAGCCGCTGTCGATCGCGCTGCGCGAGATCCACGAGGACCTGCTCGAGCACACCGAGGGCGAGTAG
- the coaBC gene encoding bifunctional phosphopantothenoylcysteine decarboxylase/phosphopantothenate--cysteine ligase CoaBC, with protein MDRKRIIVGVAGGIAAYKACTLVRQLAEAGHDVRVLPTESALRFVGAATFEALSGHPVHTGVWDDVHEVPHVRIGQEADLVVVAPATADLLARAVAGRADDLLTATLLTARCPVMFAPAMHTEMWFHPATVDNVATLRRRGAVVLEPASGRLTGADSGAGRLPEAEEISTLAQLLLVRGDALPYDLAGVKALVTAGGTREPIDPVRFIGNRSSGKQGYAMARVMAQRGADVTLIAGNTAGLVDPAGVEVVHIGSAAQLRDAVSKHAPEAHVLVMAAAVADFRPVNAATSKIKKSSDPNEDAPTIDLTRTDDILAGAVRARNDGQLPNMRTIVGFAAETGDANGDVLFHARAKFRRKGCELLVVNAVGENRAFEVDNNDGWLLAADGTETALEHGSKTLMASRIVDAIVALLQNNGNG; from the coding sequence GTGGACCGTAAGCGGATCATCGTCGGCGTCGCCGGAGGCATCGCCGCGTACAAGGCGTGCACGCTGGTCCGCCAGCTCGCCGAGGCCGGCCACGACGTCCGGGTATTGCCCACCGAGTCGGCGTTGCGGTTCGTCGGCGCGGCCACGTTCGAGGCTCTTTCCGGCCACCCGGTCCACACCGGCGTCTGGGACGACGTCCACGAGGTGCCGCATGTGCGGATCGGTCAGGAGGCCGACCTGGTGGTCGTCGCCCCCGCGACCGCCGACCTGCTCGCCAGGGCGGTGGCGGGCCGGGCCGACGACCTGCTGACCGCAACCCTGCTGACCGCCCGGTGCCCGGTGATGTTCGCCCCGGCGATGCACACCGAGATGTGGTTTCACCCCGCGACCGTGGACAACGTCGCCACCCTGCGCCGGCGCGGTGCGGTGGTGCTGGAACCGGCCTCCGGGCGGCTCACCGGCGCCGACAGCGGCGCTGGCCGGCTCCCCGAGGCGGAGGAGATCTCCACCCTGGCCCAGCTGCTGCTGGTGCGCGGTGACGCCCTGCCCTACGACCTGGCCGGGGTGAAAGCGCTGGTGACCGCGGGCGGCACCCGCGAGCCGATCGATCCCGTGCGCTTCATCGGCAACCGCAGCTCCGGCAAGCAGGGCTACGCCATGGCGCGGGTGATGGCCCAGCGTGGCGCGGACGTCACGCTGATCGCGGGCAACACCGCGGGCCTCGTCGACCCGGCCGGCGTCGAGGTCGTCCACATCGGATCGGCCGCCCAGCTGCGCGACGCGGTGTCCAAACACGCCCCCGAGGCCCATGTGCTGGTGATGGCGGCCGCGGTCGCCGACTTCCGCCCGGTGAACGCCGCGACCAGCAAGATCAAGAAGTCCAGCGATCCCAACGAGGACGCACCGACCATCGACCTCACCCGCACCGACGACATCCTCGCCGGGGCGGTGCGGGCGCGAAACGACGGTCAGTTGCCGAATATGCGGACCATCGTCGGATTCGCCGCCGAGACCGGCGACGCCAACGGCGACGTGCTGTTCCACGCCCGCGCCAAATTCCGGCGCAAAGGATGCGAGCTGCTCGTCGTCAACGCGGTCGGCGAGAACCGGGCGTTCGAGGTCGACAACAACGACGGGTGGCTGCTGGCCGCCGACGGAACCGAGACCGCCCTCGAGCACGGTTCGAAAACTCTGATGGCCAGCCGTATCGTGGACGCGATCGTCGCCTTACTGCAGAACAACGGCAACGGGTGA
- a CDS encoding lysoplasmalogenase yields MASIGGNWSAADTTTPYAHRRTVRLWAAAAVVAAAYGVFLIVTALRLPAGAELTGQFAAQPAVKALAAVLLAVAAAGHPIARERRWLAPTLVFSAGGDFLLAMPWWEPSFVLGLASFLVAHLCFLGALVPLATRSGPRLGAVALTVVACAALLVWFWPRLVADGMAVPVTAYIAVLGAMVCAALLADLPTPWTALGAVCFAVSDAMIGIGKFVLAPEDAEALAVPIWWVYAASLLLITAGFFFQRAKPRGNLS; encoded by the coding sequence ATGGCGTCGATCGGCGGTAACTGGTCAGCGGCAGACACGACCACACCGTACGCACACCGCAGAACCGTGCGGCTGTGGGCCGCCGCCGCGGTCGTCGCCGCCGCCTACGGGGTGTTCCTGATCGTCACCGCGCTTCGCCTCCCGGCGGGCGCCGAGCTCACCGGACAGTTCGCCGCCCAGCCCGCCGTGAAGGCGCTGGCCGCGGTGCTGCTGGCGGTCGCGGCGGCCGGGCACCCGATCGCGCGGGAGCGCCGCTGGCTGGCGCCCACGTTGGTGTTCTCGGCGGGTGGCGACTTCCTGCTGGCGATGCCGTGGTGGGAACCGTCGTTCGTGCTGGGCCTGGCGTCGTTCCTCGTCGCCCACCTGTGCTTCCTCGGCGCTCTGGTCCCGCTCGCCACCCGGTCGGGGCCGCGGCTGGGCGCGGTCGCGCTCACCGTGGTGGCGTGCGCGGCGCTGCTGGTCTGGTTCTGGCCCCGGCTGGTCGCGGACGGGATGGCCGTCCCGGTGACCGCGTACATCGCCGTGCTGGGGGCGATGGTGTGCGCGGCGCTGCTGGCCGACCTGCCCACGCCGTGGACGGCGCTCGGTGCGGTGTGCTTCGCGGTGTCGGACGCGATGATCGGGATCGGCAAGTTCGTGCTTGCGCCCGAAGACGCAGAGGCCCTCGCGGTGCCGATCTGGTGGGTGTACGCGGCGTCACTGCTGCTCATCACCGCGGGGTTCTTCTTCCAGCGGGCTAAACCGCGGGGAAACCTGAGCTAA
- the gmk gene encoding guanylate kinase → MNTGRGAGRVVVLSGPSAVGKSTVVRCLRERIPDLYFSVSATTRAPRPGEVDGVDYSFVTPEAFQQLIDDGALLEWAEIHGGLHRSGTPARPVRDATAAGRPVLIEVDLAGARAVKAAMPEALSVFLAPPSWDVLERRLVGRGTETPEVISRRLATARTELAAQSDFDVVVVNSQLESACSELVSLLVGHTSAGTNPA, encoded by the coding sequence TTGAACACCGGCCGAGGGGCCGGACGGGTCGTAGTCCTGTCCGGCCCCTCCGCCGTCGGGAAGTCGACCGTCGTGCGGTGCCTGCGCGAGCGGATTCCCGACCTGTACTTCAGCGTCTCCGCCACCACCAGGGCCCCGCGGCCCGGCGAGGTGGACGGAGTCGATTACTCCTTCGTCACCCCCGAGGCCTTCCAGCAGCTCATCGACGACGGCGCGCTACTGGAGTGGGCCGAGATCCACGGCGGTCTGCACCGCTCGGGCACTCCGGCGCGGCCGGTCCGGGACGCCACCGCGGCCGGGCGGCCGGTGCTCATCGAGGTGGACCTGGCCGGCGCCCGCGCGGTGAAGGCCGCGATGCCGGAAGCCCTTTCGGTGTTCCTCGCCCCACCCAGCTGGGACGTGCTGGAACGCCGGTTGGTCGGGCGGGGCACCGAAACGCCGGAGGTGATCAGCCGGCGGCTGGCCACGGCGCGCACCGAGTTGGCCGCCCAGAGCGACTTCGATGTGGTCGTCGTGAACAGCCAGTTGGAATCTGCCTGCTCAGAATTGGTATCCTTGCTGGTGGGCCACACGTCGGCCGGCACGAATCCGGCCTGA
- the pyrF gene encoding orotidine-5'-phosphate decarboxylase: MPGFGQRLAEAVASRGPLCPGIDPHPELLTAWGLSVDADGLSRFCDACVEAFAGFAIVKPQVAFFEAYGAAGYAVLERTIAALRADGVLVLADAKRGDIGSTMAAYAQAWAGDSPLAADAVTASPYLGFGSLQPLLDTAAAHDRGVFVLAATSNPEGAGVQRAEVEGRTVAQSIVDAAAQVNRGAEGPGSIGVVVGATIADPPDVSALGGPVLVPGVGAQGGRPEALAGLGGAQPGQLLPTVSREVLRAGPDVAALRGAAERLRDDVAYLA; the protein is encoded by the coding sequence GTGCCGGGGTTCGGGCAGCGGCTGGCCGAGGCGGTGGCGAGCCGCGGGCCCCTGTGCCCGGGCATCGACCCGCATCCCGAGCTGCTGACGGCGTGGGGGCTGTCCGTCGACGCAGACGGGCTGAGCCGGTTCTGCGACGCCTGTGTGGAGGCGTTCGCGGGCTTCGCGATCGTCAAACCACAGGTCGCGTTCTTCGAGGCGTACGGCGCCGCGGGGTACGCGGTCCTCGAGCGCACGATCGCCGCGCTGCGCGCCGACGGGGTGCTGGTGCTGGCCGACGCCAAACGCGGCGACATCGGCTCCACCATGGCCGCCTACGCGCAGGCGTGGGCGGGTGACTCACCGCTGGCCGCCGACGCGGTGACCGCATCGCCCTACCTCGGCTTCGGGTCGTTGCAGCCGCTGCTCGACACGGCCGCCGCCCACGACCGCGGGGTGTTCGTCCTCGCCGCCACCTCCAATCCGGAGGGCGCGGGCGTGCAGCGGGCAGAGGTCGAGGGCCGCACCGTCGCGCAGTCGATCGTCGACGCGGCCGCTCAGGTGAACCGCGGCGCCGAGGGTCCGGGGTCGATCGGTGTGGTCGTCGGCGCCACGATCGCCGATCCGCCCGACGTGAGCGCGCTGGGTGGCCCGGTGCTGGTGCCTGGTGTGGGCGCCCAGGGCGGGCGCCCGGAGGCGCTCGCCGGGCTGGGTGGGGCCCAGCCCGGCCAGCTGCTGCCCACGGTGTCGCGTGAGGTGCTGCGGGCCGGGCCGGACGTCGCCGCGCTGCGGGGCGCCGCCGAACGACTGCGCGACGACGTGGCGTATCTGGCGTGA
- the metK gene encoding methionine adenosyltransferase, with protein sequence MSKGRLFTSESVTEGHPDKICDAISDSVLDSLLAQDPRSRVAVETLVTTGQVHVVGEVTTSAKEAFADITNTVRHRILEVGYDSSDKGFDGTTCGVNIGIGAQSPDIAQGVDTAHETRVEGAGDPLDLQGAGDQGLMFGYAIKDTPELMPLPIALAHRLARRLTEVRKNGVLDYLRPDGKTQVTVQYDGVTPVRLDTVVLSTQHAEGIDLEGTLTPDIREKVVNTVLSDLNHDTMDTSDFRLLVNPTGKFVLGGPMGDAGLTGRKIIVDTYGGWARHGGGAFSGKDPSKVDRSAAYAMRWVAKNVVAAGLADRVEVQVAYAIGKAAPVGLFVETFGTETVDPAKIEKAITTVFDLRPGAIVRDLDLLRPIYAPTAAYGHFGRTDVDLPWERTDKAEALKTAV encoded by the coding sequence GTGAGTAAAGGTCGGCTGTTCACCAGCGAGTCGGTCACCGAGGGACACCCCGACAAGATCTGTGACGCCATCAGCGATTCGGTTCTCGACTCGCTGCTCGCGCAGGATCCGCGGTCGCGTGTGGCCGTCGAGACGCTCGTCACCACCGGCCAGGTGCACGTCGTCGGTGAGGTGACCACCTCGGCCAAGGAGGCGTTCGCCGACATCACCAACACCGTCCGCCACCGCATCCTCGAGGTCGGCTACGACTCCTCGGACAAGGGCTTCGACGGCACCACCTGCGGGGTGAACATCGGCATCGGCGCGCAGTCGCCCGACATCGCCCAGGGCGTCGACACCGCGCACGAGACCCGCGTCGAAGGCGCCGGTGACCCGCTCGACCTGCAGGGCGCCGGCGACCAGGGTCTGATGTTCGGCTACGCCATCAAGGACACGCCCGAACTCATGCCGCTGCCGATCGCGCTGGCCCACCGGCTGGCCCGCCGGCTGACCGAGGTCCGCAAGAACGGTGTGCTGGACTACCTGCGGCCCGACGGCAAGACCCAGGTGACCGTGCAGTACGACGGCGTGACGCCGGTGCGGCTGGACACCGTCGTGCTCTCCACGCAGCACGCCGAGGGCATCGACCTCGAAGGCACCCTCACCCCCGACATCCGGGAGAAGGTCGTCAACACGGTGCTGTCGGACCTCAACCACGACACCATGGACACCTCCGACTTCCGGCTGCTGGTCAACCCCACCGGCAAGTTCGTGCTCGGCGGCCCCATGGGTGACGCCGGCCTGACCGGCCGCAAGATCATCGTCGACACCTACGGCGGCTGGGCCCGCCACGGCGGCGGCGCCTTCTCCGGCAAGGATCCGTCCAAGGTGGACCGTTCGGCCGCGTACGCGATGCGCTGGGTGGCCAAGAACGTCGTCGCCGCCGGGCTGGCCGACCGCGTCGAGGTCCAGGTGGCGTACGCGATCGGCAAGGCCGCCCCGGTCGGGCTGTTCGTCGAGACCTTCGGCACCGAGACCGTCGACCCGGCGAAGATCGAGAAGGCCATCACCACCGTCTTCGACCTGCGCCCCGGCGCGATCGTGCGCGACCTGGATCTGCTGCGCCCGATCTACGCGCCGACCGCCGCGTACGGCCACTTCGGCCGCACCGACGTCGACCTGCCGTGGGAGCGCACCGACAAGGCCGAGGCGCTCAAGACGGCCGTCTAG
- a CDS encoding acetamidase/formamidase family protein: MSGRHGFGRRAFLQTAAVGAGATAVVAACGKTTSAAETAELPFSSIPVLQPGQGDRSGDHYLSSLPDQVLWGYVPTVHATPVLRMRSGQTVTIDALSHEGILEDQGRNPVEYFGGLGVAESDVLEDAKAVAAEYNRTPRDFAKDGPHVVTGPIFVEGAEPGDVLKIETLEAIPRVPYGVVSSRHGKGALALTPAKVAPAGISLAEVMPPTATDGRSDPDPTKWGDVSVFTPVEQGRGVMPVGTSGSVRFPLNPFMGMMGVAFAQDDGLNAPNANSIPPTIGGGNIDIKLLGTGSTFYLPVFAPGALFYVGDPHMAMGDGEVALTAMEGSLRGTFRLTVCKPGSGDAPSVAFRYPFAETEQAWIPIGLSDPDGAVGGQGSDLDVAMRRAVVNALDYLEHDRGMDRATAYAYLSAAGDFTISQVVDRTVGVHGQIYKGHFAQ, encoded by the coding sequence ATGAGCGGAAGACACGGGTTCGGGCGCAGGGCTTTCCTTCAGACGGCGGCGGTGGGCGCCGGGGCGACAGCGGTCGTGGCGGCGTGCGGTAAGACGACCTCGGCGGCCGAGACCGCCGAGCTGCCCTTCTCGTCGATTCCGGTGCTGCAGCCCGGGCAGGGCGACCGCAGCGGTGACCACTACCTGTCCTCGCTACCGGACCAGGTGCTGTGGGGGTACGTCCCCACCGTGCACGCCACGCCGGTGCTGCGGATGCGGTCCGGCCAGACGGTCACGATCGACGCGCTCTCCCACGAGGGCATCCTCGAAGACCAGGGCCGCAATCCCGTGGAGTACTTCGGCGGTCTCGGAGTCGCCGAGTCCGATGTGCTCGAGGACGCGAAAGCCGTTGCCGCCGAATATAATCGGACTCCTCGGGACTTCGCCAAGGACGGACCGCACGTGGTGACGGGACCGATCTTCGTCGAGGGCGCCGAACCCGGTGACGTGCTGAAGATCGAGACGCTCGAGGCCATCCCGCGGGTGCCGTACGGCGTGGTGTCGAGCCGGCACGGGAAAGGGGCGCTCGCCCTGACCCCCGCGAAGGTCGCCCCCGCCGGCATCTCGCTCGCCGAGGTGATGCCACCGACGGCGACCGACGGGCGCTCCGACCCGGACCCGACGAAGTGGGGTGACGTGTCGGTGTTCACCCCGGTGGAACAGGGCCGCGGCGTCATGCCCGTCGGCACAAGCGGTTCCGTGCGCTTCCCGCTCAACCCGTTCATGGGCATGATGGGTGTCGCGTTCGCGCAGGACGACGGGCTCAACGCGCCGAACGCCAACTCGATCCCGCCGACGATCGGCGGCGGGAACATCGACATCAAACTGCTCGGCACCGGCTCGACGTTCTATCTGCCGGTGTTCGCCCCCGGCGCACTGTTCTACGTCGGCGACCCGCACATGGCCATGGGCGACGGGGAGGTGGCGCTGACGGCGATGGAGGGCTCGCTGCGCGGCACGTTCCGGCTCACGGTGTGCAAACCGGGATCCGGCGACGCGCCAAGCGTGGCCTTCCGGTACCCGTTCGCCGAGACCGAGCAGGCCTGGATCCCGATCGGGCTGTCCGATCCCGACGGCGCCGTCGGCGGGCAGGGCAGCGACCTCGACGTGGCGATGCGCCGCGCCGTGGTCAACGCGCTCGACTACCTCGAACACGACCGTGGGATGGACCGCGCCACCGCCTACGCCTACCTGTCCGCCGCGGGCGACTTCACCATCTCGCAGGTGGTCGACCGCACGGTCGGCGTGCACGGCCAGATCTACAAGGGCCACTTCGCACAGTAG
- a CDS encoding flavin-containing monooxygenase, translating into MPDHHTLVVGAGFAGIGAAIALDRAGLGDYRIVEAGQGPGGTWYWNTYPGIAVDIPSFSYQFSFEQSPDWSRTYAPGHELRAYAEHCVDKYGLRERIRFGTEVLAAGFDDRDNVWRLRLDSGEELTSRFLVNATGVLTVPNMPDIAGVDSFAGATMHTARWDPGVELRGKRVAVIGTGASAVQVIPEITPLVERLDVFQRTPIWCFPKFDVPLPAPLRAAMRMPGGKAVQRLLSQAYVEFTFPLAAQYFTINPLAKRMDALGRSYLRKQVDDPETRDKLTPRYAVGCKRPGFHNTYLATFNRDNVRLITEPIDKITGAGVATTDGENHDVDVLILATGFKVADTDAQTFAIHGTGGQSLAQFWETHRLQAYEGVSVPGFPNLFSVSGPYGYVGSSYFALIETQTRHIVRCLREARHRSADRVEVSREANDRYFAEMMRKRHRQIFWQDSCRDARSYYFDRNGDVPLRPASTLEAYWRSRRFPLDDYEYST; encoded by the coding sequence ATGCCCGACCACCACACCCTCGTCGTCGGCGCCGGATTCGCCGGAATCGGCGCGGCGATCGCCCTCGACAGGGCCGGTCTCGGCGACTACCGCATCGTCGAGGCGGGCCAGGGCCCGGGCGGCACCTGGTACTGGAACACCTATCCGGGTATCGCCGTCGACATCCCGTCGTTCTCCTACCAGTTCTCGTTCGAACAGAGCCCGGACTGGTCGCGCACCTACGCACCCGGCCACGAGTTGCGCGCGTACGCCGAGCACTGCGTCGACAAATACGGTCTGCGCGAGCGGATCCGGTTCGGCACCGAGGTGCTGGCCGCGGGTTTCGACGACCGCGACAACGTCTGGCGGCTGCGGCTGGACTCCGGCGAGGAGCTCACCTCACGGTTCCTGGTCAACGCGACGGGTGTGCTGACGGTCCCCAACATGCCCGACATCGCCGGTGTGGACTCCTTCGCCGGCGCCACGATGCACACCGCCCGATGGGACCCGGGGGTGGAGCTGCGCGGCAAGCGGGTCGCGGTGATCGGCACGGGCGCGTCGGCCGTCCAGGTGATCCCCGAGATCACCCCGCTGGTCGAGCGGCTCGACGTCTTCCAGCGCACACCGATCTGGTGCTTCCCGAAGTTCGACGTGCCGCTGCCCGCACCGCTGCGGGCCGCGATGCGCATGCCGGGTGGAAAGGCGGTGCAGCGGCTGCTGAGCCAGGCCTACGTCGAGTTCACGTTTCCGCTGGCCGCGCAGTACTTCACGATCAACCCGCTGGCCAAGCGGATGGACGCGCTCGGCCGGTCCTATCTGCGCAAGCAGGTCGACGACCCCGAGACACGCGACAAGCTCACACCGCGCTACGCGGTGGGCTGCAAACGGCCCGGCTTCCACAACACCTACCTTGCGACGTTCAACCGCGACAACGTCCGGCTGATCACCGAGCCGATCGACAAGATCACCGGAGCGGGGGTGGCCACCACCGACGGCGAGAACCACGACGTCGACGTGCTGATCCTCGCCACGGGTTTCAAGGTCGCCGACACCGACGCCCAGACCTTCGCGATCCACGGCACCGGCGGGCAGTCACTGGCGCAGTTCTGGGAGACCCACCGGCTGCAGGCCTACGAGGGGGTCAGTGTGCCGGGGTTCCCGAATCTGTTCTCGGTGAGCGGGCCGTACGGGTACGTCGGGTCGTCGTACTTCGCGCTGATCGAGACGCAGACCCGCCACATCGTGCGGTGCCTGCGCGAGGCGCGGCACCGGTCGGCCGACCGGGTGGAGGTCAGCCGGGAGGCCAACGACCGCTACTTCGCCGAGATGATGCGCAAGCGGCACCGGCAGATCTTCTGGCAGGACAGTTGCCGCGATGCGCGCAGCTACTACTTCGACCGCAACGGGGATGTCCCGCTGCGGCCGGCCAGCACGCTCGAGGCGTACTGGCGCAGCCGGCGGTTCCCCCTCGACGACTACGAGTACTCGACCTAG
- the mihF gene encoding integration host factor, actinobacterial type yields MALPQLTDEQRAAALEKAAAARRARAELKDRLKRGGTNLKQVLKDAETDEVLGKMKVSALLEALPKVGKVKAQEIMTELEIAPTRRLRGLGDRQRKALLEKFDQS; encoded by the coding sequence GTGGCCCTTCCCCAGTTGACCGACGAACAGCGCGCGGCAGCGTTGGAGAAGGCTGCCGCCGCACGTCGAGCCCGTGCCGAGCTCAAGGATCGGCTGAAGCGTGGCGGCACCAACCTCAAGCAGGTGCTCAAGGATGCCGAGACCGACGAGGTCTTGGGCAAGATGAAGGTCTCCGCGCTGCTGGAGGCGTTGCCGAAGGTGGGCAAGGTCAAGGCGCAGGAGATCATGACCGAACTCGAGATCGCCCCGACCCGCCGGCTGCGCGGTCTCGGCGACCGCCAGCGCAAGGCCCTGCTCGAGAAGTTCGACCAGTCCTAG